DNA sequence from the Peptoniphilus sp. GNH genome:
GGTCGCTAACGAATTTGCCATTTTCATCTAAGATTTCATTTGATTGGGCGATTATTTGTTGATATTCCACATCTGCTGTGAGGTATTCAATTTCATTTGTTACTATGCCCTCTCCCTTGATGACCTTTCTGTAAGGTGTTTCAATGAATCCGTAGTCATTGATTCTCGCATAGGTTGTAAGAGAAGTTATAAGTCCTATATTTGGACCTTCAGGAGTTTCTATTGGACACATTCTTCCATAGTGGGAATTGTGTACGTCACGCACTTCAAAGCCTGCTCTATCTCTAGAAAGACCTCCTGGTCCCAGGGCTGATAGTCTTCTCTTGTGAGTCAATTCTGAAAGAGGATTGTTTTGATCCATGAATTGTGAAAGCTGAGATGAACCAAAAAATTCCTTGATTGCAGCAGTCACAGGGCGGATGTTTATAAGGGATTGAGGAGTGGCTGCATCTACATCTTGCATGCTCATTCTTTCTCTTATTACTCTTTCCATTCTGGACATACCTATTCTGAATTGGTTTTGAAGTAATTCTCCTACGCTTCTTATTCTTCTGTTGCCCAAGTGGTCTATATCGTCTGTAAGACCAACTCCTCCAAAGAGGCAAAATTCATAATTTACTCCACAAATTATATCGTCAACTGTTATGTGTTTAGGTGACAGAATGTGGGCGTTTTTCTTTATTTCATTTTTTAATTCTTCCGGATCCTTAAACTCTTCGACAAGAGCTTTTAAGGTCGGATAGTGAATTTTTTCTTTAAATCCGAGTTCTTCTAAGCTAAATGGCAAATCAAAGTTGCTGGCATCGGTAAAATTGTTTCCGATTACTATTACCTTGTGGTCTTGCTCATCATCTCTTTGACTCTTTATTATAATCTCAACTCTATTTATGCCGGCATTTTCTATTTCTATAGCCTTGTCCTCGTCTATAAATTCGCCAGCTTCTACTAAAACTTCTCCTGTTTCTTCATCAACTATATCATTTGCTGAATAGTTGTCCTTTATTCTTTCTCTAAGCGCCAATTTTTTGTTGAACTTATATCTTCCAACTCTTGCTAGATCATATCTCTTGTTGTCGAAAAACATATTTTCAAATAAAGACTTAGCACTATCAAGAGTAGGCGGTTCACCAGGTCTTAGTTTTTTGTAAATTTCTAAAAGAGCTTCCACTCTGTTTGTAGTGGTGTCTTTTTCTAAAGTCCTCAAGAGGGCTTCACTTTCTCCAAAAAGTTCAGTGATTTCCAAGTTTGTTTCAATGCCAATTGCCCTTAGTAAAACAGTTATTGGAATTTTTCTTGTTCTGTCTATTCTTACATTTATAATGCCTTGAGCGTCTGTTTCAAACTCCAACCAAGCTCCTCTGTTTGGTATCAAAGTTGCCGAGAAAAGTTTAGTTCCAGTCTTGTCCCTGTCCATCTTGTAATAGGCTCCCGGACTTCTAACTAGCTGAGAAACTACAACTCTTTCTGCTCCATTTATTATGAAGGTTCCTGTTGGCGTCATTAATGGAAGGTCGCCCATAAAGACTTCCTGTTCCTTTACTTCTCCACTTTGAGTATTGATAAGCCTTGCCCTGACCTTCAGTGGCGCACAGTAATTAGCATCTCTCGACTTAGACTCATCTATATCATACTTAATATCATCTGAAATATAGTAATCTACAAACTCTAGTCTCAAAATTTCATTGTAGTCTTCAATTGGGTTAATATCCGAAAAAACTTCTTTTAGTCCTTCTTTTAGCAGCCAATCAAATGAAGATGTCTGTACTCCAATAAGGTTTGGTAAACTCAAAACCTCATCAATACGTGAAAAGCTCATACGCTCTCTTCTCCCGTATTTTACAGGATGTACCATAAATTTCACCCCTCTTAAGATATCGCAATAAATTTGCCGACAATAATCCACGTTAATCATTATTATGCAATTTATAATGATATCACTAAGGTCAAGTTGGTGCAAGTTCTTATTTGCAAATTCATAGTTTTTTTTAGTTTTTTTATTTAAATGCAAAACCCCCGCAGGCTCTAAGCCCACAGGGGTTTTTAAAGGTGTTTTTATTTATTACATATCCATCAATTTTTGTCCATTTAGTCTGATTCCTGGACTCATAGTTGATGCAAGAGTTACGCTTCTTAGGTAACGACCCTTTGATGCTGCTGGCTTAGACTTTATTATAGCTGACATTATAGTCCTAAAGTTTTCTGCCAATTTTTCTTGATCGAATGAAACTTTTCCTATTGGAACATTGATAATAGCAGACTTGTCTACTCTATATTCAACCTTACCTGCCTTAGTTTCTTCGACAGCTTTTTTTACATCGAATGTTACAGTTCCTGATTTTGGGTTTGGCATAAGACCCTTAGGTCCAAGTATTCTACCTATTCTACCAACAAGACCCATCATATCTGGTGTTGCTATAACTACATCAAATTCAAACCAATTTTCTTTTTGAATCTTATCAACGTATTCTTCGGCTCCTGCATAGTCAGCTCCTGCGTCTAGGGCTTCTTGAACTTTTTCTCCCTTAGCAAGAACTAGAACTTTTACGCTTCTGCCTGTTCCGTTAGGAAGCACTACCGTACCTCTAACTTGTTGGTCAGCTTGTCTTGGGTCTACTCCAAGTCTTACTGCTAGTTCAACAGTTTCGTCAAATTTTGCTTTTGCTACTTGCTTTACAAGTCCGAGAGCTTCGTCTACGTCGTATAGTTTCGTATTATCTATAAGCTTTGCGCTTTCTTTGTAATTTTTTCCTCTTTTTGGCATATTATTCCTCCTTGTGGTTCAAACGGATTTTCCTCCCACTATATTAATCAACTACCTCTACACCCATACTTCTTGCTGTTCCTGCTATCATGCTCATGGCTGCTTCTACGCTTGCAGCGTTTAGATCAGGCATTTTCAGTTCAGCTATTTCTTTTATTTGAGCCTTGGTAATTTTTCCTACCTTGTTCTTGTTAGGTTCTCCACTACCAGATTTTAAGTTTATAGCCTTTTTGATTAAAACTGGTGCTGGTGGAGTCTTAGTAATAAATGTGAATGTACGGTCTTGATATACTGTCAATACTACAGGAATTATAAGTCCCATTTGTTCTTGAGTTTTTGCATTAAACTCTTTTGTAAATTGCATTATGTTTACACCGTGAGGTCCTAGTGCAGTACCTACTGGTGGAGCAGGTGTTGCTTTACCTGCTGGAATTTGTAGTTTTACAATCGCTACGACTTTTTTTGCCATTTTTATTCCTCCTTGTGGTGCTCGGGTTTTTCCCTCCCACTATTTTGCTTACGCTTTTATAATTTGATTTGAATTTAGTTCGACAAGTGTATCCCTTCCAAACATGGAAATGAATACCTTGACCTGTTTGCGCTCGTAGTTGAAGCTTTCTATCCTACCTACAAAGTCGTTAAAAGGTCCGTTGATAACTTTTACAGCATCGCCGATTTCATATCCTTTGAATATGTCCTCATCCTCAAAGACTCCGAGATTCATGACCTCCTCGTCTGTTAGCGGAACAGGTTTGGATCCAGGCCCTACAAAGCCTGTAACTCCTCTTGTGTTCCTGACAAGATACCATGATTCATCATTCATTATCATCTTTACTAGAACATAGGACGGGAACATTTTTCTTTCTTTTACTAGACGTTGTCCATCTTTTTGATCGAGATATTCTTCCATGGGGACCTTTATATCAAATATGAGATCTTCCATGTGACGATTTTGAACGATGGCTTCCATGTTGTGTTTTACCTTGCTTTCGTGACCTGAGTAAGTATGGATTACATACCACTTTGCCAAGTCCTCTCTTGAAGATTTTTTTTCTTCTTTCATATCTTCAAGGATTTCAATGTCTTTATTATCTTTATCCATATTACTTGACAATTAAATGCATTCCCTTGTTGATTATGAAATCAAGTACAGAGAGCAGGATAGAAAACAGGATTATCGCAACTATGACAATGCTTGAATAGTTAGCAACTTGTTTCTTAGTTGGCCAAACGACTTTTTTAAATTCAGACTTCACGCCTCTTAGGTATTTCCCATTAGATTGTTTATCTTTATTTTGGTTTACCTGGCTTGTCATTTAAACCCCCCTTACTTTGTTTCTTTGTGTGGAGTATGCTCCTTGCAGAATTTGCAATACTTGCTTAACTCCAACCTCTCAGTTGTATTCTTCTTGTTTTTGTAAGTGACATAGTTTCTTTGTTTGCATTTAGTGCATTCAAGAACGATTCTGTCTGCCATAAAAACACCTCCATTTTTTACATTTAAAAAAGACCCTCATAAGAGGGCTTTCTTATAACATTTACCTTGAACATTCTATACTAGATAGGTTAAAATGTCAATATAAAGGAGGCACTATGGAAAATAAAAATAATGAAGAAGATTTAAGGCTTAAAAGACGAAGAAATAAAATGATCAGAAGAAGAAAAAGGCAGATGAGAAATAGGCGGAGGATTTTTTTTGGTGCTATAATTCTTATCATACTTATAATTTTTATTAAATCCTGCAGGAGGATGAATAACATAAGTCCTAGTGTTTCCTCTGACCACACCGAAAATCAAACAAACACTACTACTAAAACTACATCAGATGAAAAGCCAATGGAAGCTACAAGTGTCAAGATTGGTGAAAATGAAGTTAAGCTTGAAAATCTAAGAGTCACTATTGGAAATTATATAACTGATACTGAAAATTCAGATGAACAAAATATCTATTATGTAAAAAATGAAGAGGCTCAAAAGGAAATTCTAGATTTGATTTCAAAAAATATAAAGGCTGTGATTCCAAAATCAGATGCCTTGAAGGATATTTTGTCTGATTATGTGCAAGTATCTTTTAATGACTCGACCTATCTTGAAATGCGTTCGACCAAAAAGTCAAAGGCTTCTTACCCGGATATAAATATCGATGGTGAATTCTACTACCTCTACCTCTATGAGTTCAATCCGACCAACCACGTTTCAACCATGCAGGCAGCTTACCTTTCGGATGAAAACTTAAGAGCTAAAATTGAGGAGATTTTAGCCAAGCACAAGATCGATAGCGAATACAAAAAAGTTGCATATTAAGATTTCCCCATCTTTAAAAGATGGGGTTTTTTATGCTCTTATTCTTATTTAAAATTTTTTATTTGAAAATATTTCGTTTTTAATTTCTTTTTACAGGGTAGCGATTATAAAATTAGTGTATAATAGGATATGAATTACGGAGGTATTTATGAAAAAGATCAAGAACATCTGGGTCT
Encoded proteins:
- the rplA gene encoding 50S ribosomal protein L1, with the protein product MPKRGKNYKESAKLIDNTKLYDVDEALGLVKQVAKAKFDETVELAVRLGVDPRQADQQVRGTVVLPNGTGRSVKVLVLAKGEKVQEALDAGADYAGAEEYVDKIQKENWFEFDVVIATPDMMGLVGRIGRILGPKGLMPNPKSGTVTFDVKKAVEETKAGKVEYRVDKSAIINVPIGKVSFDQEKLAENFRTIMSAIIKSKPAASKGRYLRSVTLASTMSPGIRLNGQKLMDM
- the rplK gene encoding 50S ribosomal protein L11, whose protein sequence is MAKKVVAIVKLQIPAGKATPAPPVGTALGPHGVNIMQFTKEFNAKTQEQMGLIIPVVLTVYQDRTFTFITKTPPAPVLIKKAINLKSGSGEPNKNKVGKITKAQIKEIAELKMPDLNAASVEAAMSMIAGTARSMGVEVVD
- the nusG gene encoding transcription termination/antitermination protein NusG, which gives rise to MKEEKKSSREDLAKWYVIHTYSGHESKVKHNMEAIVQNRHMEDLIFDIKVPMEEYLDQKDGQRLVKERKMFPSYVLVKMIMNDESWYLVRNTRGVTGFVGPGSKPVPLTDEEVMNLGVFEDEDIFKGYEIGDAVKVINGPFNDFVGRIESFNYERKQVKVFISMFGRDTLVELNSNQIIKA
- the secE gene encoding preprotein translocase subunit SecE is translated as MTSQVNQNKDKQSNGKYLRGVKSEFKKVVWPTKKQVANYSSIVIVAIILFSILLSVLDFIINKGMHLIVK
- the rpmG gene encoding 50S ribosomal protein L33, with the protein product MADRIVLECTKCKQRNYVTYKNKKNTTERLELSKYCKFCKEHTPHKETK